A section of the Humulus lupulus chromosome 2, drHumLupu1.1, whole genome shotgun sequence genome encodes:
- the LOC133815698 gene encoding uncharacterized protein LOC133815698 has product MSNNKEKFHPALSITNVKSVIPITLDNETGQYHSRAALFTVQLRVHNLLDHIFPPTEEVAKAAYEKEKAADPALWKRLDTAILQWIYATISSDLLHAILFKDDSAQAAWNRLETLFLDNKGSHATQLEEELAAVNFENFSIIDAYCNHVKSLSDRLADVDAPVTNSRLVLKLTGGLPDSYSSMVDYIQNQDPLPPFENCRSRLKL; this is encoded by the coding sequence ATGTCAAACAACAAAGAAAAGTTCCACCCCGCCCTCTCGATTACCAACGTGAAATCCGTCATCCCAATCACGTTGGATAACGAAACTGGCCAATATCATTCACGGGCTGCTCTTTTCACGGTTCAACTCCGTGTCCACAATCTCCTTGACCACATCTTTCCTCCCACTGAGGAAGTAGCAAAGGCCGCCTACGAGAAGGAGAAAGCTGCTGACCCAGCTCTTTGGAAACGTCTCGACACCGCCATACTGCAATGGATTTATGCCACCATATCCTCTGACCTTCTCCATGCCATATTGTTCAAGGATGACTCGGCCCAGGCCGCATGGAACCGCCTTGAAACTTTATTCCTTGACAATAAAGGATCTCATGCTACTCAGCTTGAAGAGGAATTGGCTGCCGTGAATTTTGAGAATTTCTCCATCATCGATGCTTATTGCAACCATGTCAAGTCATTGTCCGATAGACTAGCCGACGTGGATGCTCCAGTGACGAATAGTCGCCTTGTTCTCAAACTTACAGGAGGACTGCCAGATTCGTACTCTAGCATGGTTGACTACATTCAGAACCAAGACCCACTACCCCCGTTCGAAAATTGTCGATCTCGTCTCAAGCTTTGA
- the LOC133815699 gene encoding uncharacterized mitochondrial protein AtMg00810-like: MALLASEFAMKDLGPLSYFLGIGVTRHENGLFLSQKRYAEEILQWASMSNCSTCPTPVDTKSKLSATTDAPYDDPTKYRQLAGALQYLTFTRPDISYAVQQVSLHMHDPRNAHMHALKRILRYIQGTLMFGLHLYKSPIGKLVSYTDADWGGCPDTHRSTSSYCVFLGDNLISWSSKRQPTFSKSSAEAEYRGVANVVSETCWIRNLLLELHCPIRKATLVYCDNVSAIYLSSNPVQHQRTKHIEMDIHFVREKVACGEVRILHVPYRY, from the coding sequence ATGGCTCTTTTGGCCTCAGAGTTTGCTATGAAGGATCTTGGCCCGTTAAGTTATTTTTTGGGGATTGGTGTCACCAGACATGAGAATGGCCTCTTCCTTTCCCAAAAACGGTATGCCGAGGAGATACTTCAATGGGCAAGCATGTCCAATTGTAGCACATGCCCTACACCGGTTGACACTAAGTCCAAACTTAGTGCCACTACAGATGCTCCTTATGATGATCCCACAAAGTATAGACAACTTGCAGGTGCATTACAGTATCTCACGTTCACTCGCCCTGATATCTCTTATGCAGTGCAACAAGTCTCTCTTCATATGCATGATCCTCGAAATGCCCACATGCATGCCCTTAAGCGCATCTTGCGCTACATTCAGGGTACTCTTATGTTCGGCCTACATCTCTATAAGTCTCCCATTGGCAAGTTGGTCTCTTATACAGATGCCGACTGGGGAGGGTGTCCTGACACTCACCGATCTACTTCGAGTTATTGTGTATTTCTTGGTGATAACCTCATTTCATGGTCCTCAAAACGCCAACCAACTTTTTCTAAGTCTAGTGCTGAGGCCGAGTACAGGGGTGTCGCTAATGTTGTTTCAGAGACCTGCTGGATCAGAAACTTACTTCTTGAGCTTCATTGTCCTATCCGAAAAGCTACACTCGTCTATTGTGATAATGTTAGTGCAATATATTTATCCAGTAATCCAGTACAACACCAGCGCACCAAACATATAGAAATGGATATTCACTTCGTCCGTGAAAAAGTTGCGTGTGGCGAAGTACGTATCCTACATGTCCCGTATCGATACTAG